One Chitinispirillales bacterium ANBcel5 DNA window includes the following coding sequences:
- a CDS encoding TraB/GumN family protein produces MENNEPNEEKISPEDAIASLKKIQIDDKEFFIVGTAHISKESVEDVEKAVELVDPDTICVELCEPRYQSIVEKDKWKKMDIFKVVKEKKSLFLLIQLILSSFYDKLGKQLDVPPGAEMLKGIELAKAKNKKLILADRKIEITLKRVWGGLSLWGKAKMFFNLSGSLFVTEKIDSDTIENMKQSDQLESSLEELAKNFPGIKHRLIDERDIYLAEKIRTAPGKRVVAVVGAGHVNGICHYIHKENDLEEISSVPPPSLWPKVFAWSIPTAFVAILLYGFFQNGVSESMASLQIWVLVNGIFAAVGVAFALGHPLTILAAFVASPLTSLNPMIAAGWVCGLVQAYFKRPTVRDVEDLKASFSSFKGVWLNPVSRVLLVVILANLGSSLGSFVAGSWIITRFLGS; encoded by the coding sequence ATGGAAAATAATGAACCAAATGAAGAAAAAATAAGCCCGGAAGATGCTATAGCCTCCCTTAAGAAGATCCAGATCGATGATAAGGAGTTTTTTATTGTCGGGACTGCTCATATATCCAAAGAAAGTGTTGAGGATGTGGAAAAAGCGGTCGAACTGGTAGATCCCGATACCATTTGTGTTGAGCTCTGTGAACCCAGGTATCAGTCGATAGTGGAAAAGGATAAGTGGAAAAAGATGGATATATTTAAAGTAGTTAAAGAGAAAAAATCCCTCTTTCTGCTGATACAACTTATCCTAAGCTCCTTTTATGATAAACTGGGCAAACAGCTTGATGTTCCTCCTGGTGCGGAGATGTTAAAGGGAATAGAGCTGGCAAAAGCTAAAAACAAAAAGCTGATTCTTGCAGACAGAAAAATTGAGATTACACTAAAACGAGTTTGGGGCGGGCTCTCCCTTTGGGGTAAAGCAAAGATGTTTTTTAATCTTTCGGGAAGTCTGTTTGTAACAGAGAAGATTGACAGTGATACCATAGAAAACATGAAACAAAGCGATCAGCTTGAATCCTCCCTTGAAGAGCTGGCAAAGAATTTCCCCGGCATAAAACATCGCCTGATCGATGAACGGGATATCTACCTTGCAGAAAAGATCCGAACAGCACCGGGAAAAAGAGTGGTCGCGGTCGTGGGCGCAGGACATGTAAACGGAATTTGCCACTATATCCATAAAGAGAATGACCTTGAAGAGATCAGCTCTGTTCCCCCGCCATCACTGTGGCCTAAAGTGTTTGCCTGGAGTATTCCGACAGCTTTCGTTGCAATACTACTCTATGGCTTCTTTCAAAATGGGGTTTCAGAGTCGATGGCTTCCCTGCAAATCTGGGTTTTGGTCAATGGAATTTTTGCTGCTGTGGGTGTCGCGTTTGCTCTTGGGCATCCGCTTACAATTTTGGCGGCATTTGTTGCCTCACCCCTGACAAGCCTTAATCCAATGATTGCGGCCGGATGGGTGTGTGGTCTTGTTCAGGCCTACTTTAAACGCCCTACAGTTAGGGATGTGGAAGATTTAAAAGCGTCTTTTAGCTCTTTTAAAGGAGTTTGGTTGAACCCTGTCAGCAGAGTTCTTTTGGTGGTAATTCTGGCGAATTTAGGAAGCAGCCTGGGAAGTTTTGTCGCGGGAAGCTGGATAATAACACGTTTTCTGGGCTCATAA